Proteins encoded within one genomic window of Chitinophaga parva:
- a CDS encoding alpha-ketoacid dehydrogenase subunit alpha/beta, which produces MYFDRSNLTDAQLLQFYKALLYPRLVEEKMLLLLRQGRISKWFSGIGQEAIATGATLAMEAEEWILPLHRNLGVFTTRNMPLHKLFQQWQGHPEGYSRGRERSFHFGSNAHHIWGMISHLGPQLSIADGIGLAHRLQNEQKAVLAFTGEGGTSEGEFHEALNLAAVWDLPVIFLIENNGYALSTPVEEQYRCSQLADKAWGYGMEGMRINGNNLLEVYQTIQKAREYAIREQKPVLIEAMTFRMRGHEEASGTKYVPAARLEEWALLDPIHQYEAFLADHKLLGDDRKTAIYQELHDLIEAELALTATAPPAHSSIEHELRDVYAPLPATATTLPAAETALAAMPAPREKRFIDAITEGLQQAMNKHPQLVLMGQDIGAYGGAFKITDGFTEQFGKARVRNTPLCESAVLGAAAGLGVRGFKSMVEMQFADFVTCGFNQIVNNLAKLHYRWGQAADVVVRLPTGAGVGAGPFHSQSNEAWFTHTPGLKVVYPSNPADAKGLLLAAFEDPNPVLYFEHKALYRSINGPVPEPYYVTPIGKAHLVMEGTGASIITYGSGVHWAVEYATQHPEASLDILDLRTLLPLDYDAIRDTVQRTGRVLVLHEDTLTGGLGGEIAAWIAEHCFSALDAPVMRCASLDTPVPFAGPLEQQFLAKSRLEATLGKLLAY; this is translated from the coding sequence ATGTACTTCGACAGATCCAACCTGACCGACGCACAACTCCTTCAGTTTTACAAAGCTTTGTTGTACCCACGGCTGGTAGAAGAAAAAATGCTCCTGCTGCTCCGGCAAGGGCGCATTTCCAAATGGTTTTCCGGCATTGGCCAGGAAGCCATCGCTACAGGCGCTACCCTGGCCATGGAGGCGGAAGAATGGATCCTGCCGCTGCACCGCAACCTGGGCGTATTCACCACGCGCAACATGCCCCTGCACAAGCTTTTCCAGCAGTGGCAGGGGCACCCGGAAGGCTATAGCCGGGGCCGGGAGCGCAGCTTCCACTTTGGCAGTAATGCCCATCATATCTGGGGCATGATCTCCCACCTGGGGCCCCAGCTTTCCATCGCAGACGGTATAGGCCTGGCCCATCGCCTGCAAAACGAGCAAAAAGCCGTACTGGCCTTTACCGGTGAAGGCGGCACCTCCGAAGGCGAGTTTCACGAAGCCCTGAACCTGGCGGCCGTATGGGACCTGCCGGTGATCTTTCTCATTGAAAATAACGGCTATGCTCTCAGCACCCCGGTAGAGGAGCAGTACCGCTGCTCCCAACTGGCAGACAAGGCCTGGGGCTATGGCATGGAAGGCATGCGCATTAACGGCAATAACCTGCTGGAAGTGTACCAGACCATCCAGAAAGCGCGGGAATACGCCATCCGCGAGCAAAAACCGGTGCTCATCGAAGCCATGACCTTCCGCATGCGGGGCCATGAAGAAGCCAGCGGCACTAAATATGTGCCTGCAGCCCGGCTGGAAGAATGGGCCCTGCTGGACCCCATCCACCAGTATGAAGCATTCCTGGCAGATCATAAACTGCTGGGCGATGACCGCAAAACCGCCATCTACCAGGAGCTGCATGATCTTATTGAGGCAGAACTGGCCCTCACGGCTACCGCACCGCCTGCGCACAGCAGCATTGAACACGAACTGCGGGATGTTTACGCCCCCCTTCCCGCTACCGCCACTACCCTGCCCGCCGCGGAAACTGCCCTGGCAGCCATGCCGGCGCCCCGGGAAAAGCGCTTCATAGATGCCATTACCGAGGGGCTGCAACAGGCCATGAACAAACATCCGCAGCTGGTGCTCATGGGCCAGGATATTGGTGCGTACGGGGGCGCGTTCAAGATCACAGACGGCTTCACCGAGCAGTTTGGCAAAGCCCGCGTACGCAACACACCGCTTTGTGAAAGCGCCGTGCTGGGAGCCGCCGCCGGCCTGGGCGTCCGCGGTTTTAAAAGCATGGTGGAAATGCAGTTTGCTGATTTTGTGACCTGCGGGTTTAACCAGATCGTGAACAACCTGGCCAAGCTGCATTACCGCTGGGGCCAGGCGGCAGATGTGGTGGTGCGCCTGCCCACGGGCGCTGGCGTAGGGGCCGGCCCGTTCCACTCCCAGAGCAATGAAGCCTGGTTTACCCACACGCCCGGCCTCAAAGTGGTGTACCCCTCTAACCCGGCAGACGCCAAAGGCCTGCTGCTGGCGGCTTTTGAAGACCCCAACCCGGTGCTGTACTTTGAGCACAAGGCCCTGTACCGCAGTATAAATGGGCCGGTGCCGGAACCATATTATGTAACCCCCATCGGCAAGGCCCACCTGGTAATGGAAGGCACAGGGGCCAGCATTATCACCTACGGCAGTGGCGTGCACTGGGCGGTGGAATATGCCACGCAACACCCGGAAGCCTCACTGGATATCCTGGACCTGCGTACCCTGCTGCCCCTGGACTACGATGCCATCCGTGACACGGTGCAGCGTACCGGCCGGGTGCTGGTGCTGCATGAAGACACGCTGACCGGTGGCCTGGGGGGTGAGATTGCCGCCTGGATAGCGGAGCATTGTTTTTCCGCCCTGGATGCACCGGTAATGCGCTGCGCCAGCCTGGACACGCCCGTTCCATTTGCCGGCCCGCTGGAACAGCAATTCCTGGCCAAATCCAGGCTGGAGGCCACTCTTGGCAAATTACTGGCGTATTAA
- a CDS encoding O-acetyl-ADP-ribose deacetylase, which yields MKRVRVIQEDITKVHVDAIVNAANSSLLGGGGVDGAIHRAGGPAILEDCYAIRRRQGGCPIGEAVLTGAGNLPAKYVIHTVGPVWNGGSKQEDQLLANCYRRSLQLAVRHHVETIAFPNISTGIYHFPKARAARIAVKTIASFLEQDHQLKEVLLVCFDEDSKRICEKFVENPAASEEH from the coding sequence ATGAAACGTGTGCGCGTGATCCAGGAAGACATCACAAAAGTGCATGTGGATGCGATTGTGAACGCCGCAAACAGTTCCCTGCTGGGCGGCGGCGGGGTGGATGGGGCCATACACCGCGCGGGCGGCCCGGCCATCCTGGAAGATTGTTACGCCATCCGCCGCCGCCAGGGCGGATGCCCCATCGGCGAAGCAGTACTGACCGGGGCAGGTAACCTGCCGGCAAAGTATGTGATCCACACCGTAGGCCCTGTGTGGAACGGGGGCAGTAAGCAGGAGGACCAATTGCTGGCCAACTGTTACCGCCGCTCCCTGCAGCTGGCCGTGCGGCACCACGTGGAGACCATTGCATTTCCCAATATCAGCACGGGCATTTATCATTTCCCTAAAGCCAGGGCGGCACGGATCGCGGTGAAGACCATTGCTTCGTTCCTGGAGCAGGACCACCAGTTGAAAGAAGTACTGCTGGTATGTTTTGATGAAGACAGTAAGCGGATCTGTGAAAAGTTCGTGGAGAACCCCGCCGCCAGTGAAGAGCACTAA
- a CDS encoding NYN domain-containing protein encodes MDQEKDLRLAMLIDADNISYTHIKGMMEELAKYGNPTFKRIYGDWTKPTLTGWKTVLLDNAITPVQQYNYTSGKNATDAAMIIDAMDILYTGRVDGFCLVSSDSDFTRLATRLREAGMRVFGMGEKKTPSAFRAACDKFIYLEILQTDQKKERKKTAASGKATVDKTEKIKPPISKKDEELINLLTDSINDIADEDGWAYLGELGNLILKKQPDFDARNYGYTKLLQLIKSFDQFEVELRETGSGKKAGNNLVFVRVIPGVFFLS; translated from the coding sequence ATGGACCAGGAAAAAGACCTGCGCCTTGCCATGTTGATCGATGCAGACAACATTTCCTACACCCACATCAAGGGCATGATGGAAGAACTGGCCAAATACGGCAACCCTACCTTCAAAAGAATTTACGGAGACTGGACCAAGCCCACCCTCACCGGCTGGAAAACCGTGCTGCTGGACAATGCCATCACCCCCGTACAACAATACAATTATACCTCTGGCAAGAATGCGACGGATGCAGCCATGATCATTGACGCCATGGACATCCTGTACACCGGCCGGGTAGACGGCTTCTGCCTGGTATCCAGCGACAGTGATTTTACCCGCCTGGCCACCCGCCTGCGCGAGGCCGGCATGCGCGTGTTTGGTATGGGGGAGAAGAAGACCCCCAGCGCCTTCCGTGCCGCCTGTGATAAGTTCATTTACCTGGAGATCCTGCAAACGGACCAGAAGAAGGAGCGCAAGAAAACAGCCGCCAGTGGTAAAGCCACAGTAGATAAAACGGAGAAGATCAAGCCGCCTATCAGCAAAAAGGATGAAGAACTGATAAACCTGCTGACAGACAGCATTAACGATATAGCGGATGAAGATGGCTGGGCCTATCTTGGGGAGCTGGGAAACCTCATCCTCAAGAAGCAACCGGACTTTGACGCCCGTAACTATGGCTACACCAAACTGCTGCAGCTGATCAAAAGCTTTGACCAGTTTGAAGTAGAGCTCCGTGAGACCGGGAGCGGTAAAAAAGCTGGCAACAATTTGGTGTTCGTTAGAGTGATACCCGGTGTATTTTTCTTAAGCTAA
- a CDS encoding Dps family protein: MQVQIGITDNHRQSVATALNQVLANEVVLYQKTRNYHWNIEGSSFLELHRFYEEQYGELEEAIDDVAERIRSIGHYAQGRLADFLKSTSLLEQDYSTDRIVQMTNLLNDHETIIRELRTLVDEFTGKYKDSGSADFVTGLMEKHEKMAWMLRSYLK, encoded by the coding sequence ATGCAAGTACAGATCGGCATTACCGACAACCACCGCCAGTCCGTGGCCACAGCCCTGAACCAGGTGCTCGCCAACGAGGTGGTATTGTATCAGAAAACCCGCAACTACCACTGGAACATTGAAGGATCCAGCTTCCTGGAGCTGCACCGCTTTTATGAAGAGCAGTACGGCGAACTGGAAGAAGCCATCGATGATGTGGCAGAACGCATCCGCTCCATTGGCCATTATGCGCAGGGCCGCCTGGCAGACTTCCTGAAGTCTACCAGCCTGCTGGAACAGGACTACAGTACGGACCGTATTGTGCAGATGACCAACCTGCTGAACGACCATGAGACCATCATCCGCGAGCTGCGTACGCTGGTGGATGAATTCACCGGGAAGTATAAGGATTCCGGCTCTGCCGACTTCGTGACCGGCCTCATGGAAAAACATGAAAAAATGGCCTGGATGCTCCGTTCCTACCTGAAATAG
- a CDS encoding MFS transporter, producing the protein MNTTEERIYTLQFLLLCLSNLLFSASFNMLLPELPGYLSHLGGADYKGYILALFTLMAGLSRPFSGKLSDTIGRVPVMMFGAFTCVVCSLLYPVVGSVFAFLLLRFFHGFSTGFKPTGTAAYVSDLVPSTRRGEAMGVIGLFHTIGMSIGPSIGGWVSKQWGILFMFRLSAMFALMSVVILFGMKETLANRQRFRLSLLRISRHELFEPLVWPAVIVTFLIYLSYGAVFTLIPDMSDFLGIDNKGLFFSFFTGASIAIRLLAGKVSDRYGRIPILKIAALIMAASMAMIALTHDRAMLFAAAVVYGISVGLGSPAVTAWTIDLGQPEHRGRALASMYIAQEAAIGLGAYFSALLYNNRYGRFPVTFFITAAVTLAAPLYLFTVHPRRKALQA; encoded by the coding sequence ATGAATACAACGGAAGAGCGGATTTATACCTTACAGTTCCTGTTACTATGCCTGAGCAACCTGTTATTTTCTGCCAGTTTTAATATGCTGCTGCCCGAACTGCCAGGGTATCTGTCTCACCTGGGCGGGGCGGATTACAAAGGGTACATCCTCGCGCTCTTCACCTTGATGGCCGGCCTTTCCAGGCCATTCAGCGGCAAGCTGTCGGACACCATCGGGCGGGTGCCGGTGATGATGTTTGGCGCATTTACCTGCGTGGTGTGCAGCTTACTGTATCCTGTGGTGGGCTCCGTATTCGCTTTCCTGCTCCTCCGTTTTTTCCATGGTTTTTCCACCGGCTTTAAGCCTACCGGCACGGCGGCTTACGTATCTGACCTGGTGCCCTCCACGCGGCGGGGCGAGGCCATGGGTGTTATCGGGTTGTTCCACACCATTGGTATGAGCATAGGCCCGTCCATAGGTGGCTGGGTGAGCAAGCAATGGGGCATCCTCTTCATGTTCCGCCTGTCTGCCATGTTTGCCTTGATGTCTGTAGTGATCCTGTTTGGCATGAAAGAAACGCTGGCAAACCGGCAGCGCTTCCGCCTTTCCCTGTTACGCATTTCCCGGCACGAGCTGTTTGAGCCGCTGGTGTGGCCCGCGGTGATCGTTACCTTTCTTATTTACCTGAGCTATGGTGCGGTGTTTACCCTCATCCCGGACATGAGCGATTTCCTCGGCATTGATAACAAAGGTTTGTTCTTTTCTTTCTTCACCGGGGCCTCCATCGCCATCCGCCTGCTGGCGGGCAAGGTGTCTGACCGGTACGGGCGCATTCCCATCCTGAAAATAGCGGCTTTGATCATGGCCGCTTCCATGGCCATGATAGCCCTTACACACGACCGGGCCATGCTCTTTGCTGCGGCCGTGGTGTATGGCATTTCTGTAGGACTGGGCTCCCCGGCGGTCACTGCGTGGACCATTGACCTGGGCCAGCCGGAGCACCGGGGCCGGGCACTGGCCAGCATGTATATTGCGCAGGAAGCGGCCATTGGGCTGGGTGCTTATTTTTCCGCCCTACTGTATAATAACCGGTACGGCCGCTTCCCGGTTACGTTCTTCATCACGGCCGCCGTTACACTGGCAGCGCCGCTCTACCTTTTCACCGTGCATCCCCGCCGGAAGGCACTCCAGGCTTAG
- a CDS encoding DNA recombination protein RmuC, which yields MLLTILLAAGLVLLLVIVLLQQQKSGAVKRQLDAVLREKHELQLVHHRLLERHELLQQQTVEGRQQMQQQFELTAQQLLQRVSGHLLEQNQVKLDDVLKPLSDRIESFRSALQHSHTAETAQRAALQAELHQLLQLNQTLSKEANNLTNALKADSKKQGNWGEVILERVLEASGLQKQLHYFTQDSRRDESGRQYRPDVVLHLPEQRQLVIDSKVSLRAYEAFCSAENEADKQAALRAHLQSVKNHIDELSQKNYSALYDNSTDFVMLFVPIEPAYALAVMQEEDLYDYAFRKRIILVSVPALLATLRIINSMWKLEQQNRNAAEIVRQGTALFEKFAGFAEDLRGVGAQLHKTQEAYDNAISKLTTGKGNLMARAQAMHKLGLNSRKDLPRDLLDKSELLSPED from the coding sequence ATGTTACTCACCATTCTATTGGCCGCGGGCCTGGTATTGTTACTGGTTATTGTACTGTTGCAGCAGCAAAAGTCTGGTGCCGTGAAACGCCAGCTGGACGCGGTGCTCCGGGAAAAGCATGAACTGCAGCTGGTGCACCACCGCCTGCTGGAGCGGCATGAGCTGCTGCAGCAACAAACAGTGGAAGGGCGCCAGCAAATGCAGCAACAATTTGAGCTCACCGCACAGCAGCTGTTGCAGCGGGTTTCCGGCCACCTGCTGGAACAGAACCAGGTAAAACTGGATGACGTTTTAAAACCCTTGTCTGACCGGATAGAAAGTTTCCGCAGCGCCCTGCAACATTCCCACACGGCGGAAACCGCGCAGCGCGCGGCCTTGCAGGCGGAGCTCCACCAGCTGCTGCAATTGAACCAGACCCTGAGCAAGGAAGCCAATAACCTCACCAATGCACTGAAAGCAGACAGCAAGAAACAAGGCAACTGGGGCGAGGTGATCCTGGAACGGGTGCTGGAAGCCAGCGGACTGCAAAAGCAGCTGCATTATTTCACGCAGGATAGCCGCCGCGATGAAAGCGGCCGCCAATACCGGCCAGACGTAGTGCTGCACCTGCCGGAGCAGCGCCAGCTGGTCATTGACTCCAAGGTGTCGCTCCGGGCATACGAAGCATTTTGCAGTGCAGAAAATGAAGCAGACAAACAGGCCGCCTTGCGTGCGCACCTGCAATCCGTGAAGAACCACATTGATGAACTGAGCCAGAAAAATTACAGCGCATTGTACGACAACAGTACAGACTTTGTAATGCTTTTTGTGCCCATAGAGCCGGCCTACGCGCTGGCGGTTATGCAGGAAGAAGACCTGTATGATTATGCCTTCCGCAAACGCATTATCCTGGTAAGTGTACCCGCGCTGCTGGCTACTTTGCGGATCATCAACAGTATGTGGAAACTGGAACAGCAAAACCGCAACGCGGCAGAAATTGTGCGGCAGGGTACGGCTTTGTTTGAGAAGTTTGCCGGCTTTGCCGAAGACCTGCGCGGGGTAGGGGCCCAGCTGCACAAAACCCAGGAGGCATATGATAATGCCATCAGCAAACTAACCACCGGTAAAGGCAATCTCATGGCCCGCGCACAGGCCATGCACAAACTGGGGCTCAATAGCCGCAAGGACCTGCCCAGGGACCTGCTGGACAAGAGCGAATTGTTATCGCCGGAAGACTAG
- a CDS encoding iron-containing alcohol dehydrogenase family protein → MKFRNFKMVDYVIFGRGSINQLGEIIAPHRKGDAPMIFFVDYHFEGDAAFAARLPLEGKDKIMYIDVTDEPKTKVVDALRDQLVKEFGTVSGIIGIGGGSVMDMAKAVSLMMNNPGSSADYQGWDLVKFPGVYKVGIPTISGTGAEVSRTCVLTGPTRKLGMNSDFTPFDQIVLDPELVKGVDKNQMFYTAMDCYIHCIESLQGTYLNAFSKSYGEKALELCQEIFLQKDNWDDDSDDKLMMASYAGGMSIAYSQVGVAHAVSYGLAYLLGTKHGIGNCIVFDKLEEFYPEGVKEFKEMVRKHNITIPQGITKGLSDADFNTMIDVSLGMAPLWENALGKDWKEQMTRERLRKLYEQL, encoded by the coding sequence ATGAAATTCAGGAATTTTAAAATGGTGGACTACGTGATCTTTGGCCGAGGCTCCATTAACCAACTGGGTGAGATCATTGCGCCCCACCGCAAAGGCGACGCTCCGATGATCTTTTTTGTAGACTATCATTTTGAAGGCGATGCTGCTTTTGCCGCCCGCCTGCCGCTGGAAGGCAAAGACAAGATCATGTACATAGATGTGACCGACGAGCCCAAAACCAAGGTGGTGGACGCCCTGCGCGACCAGCTGGTGAAGGAATTTGGCACCGTGTCCGGCATCATCGGCATTGGAGGCGGTTCTGTGATGGACATGGCTAAAGCCGTATCCCTCATGATGAACAATCCCGGCTCTTCTGCAGACTACCAGGGCTGGGACCTGGTGAAGTTCCCCGGCGTATACAAAGTGGGCATCCCCACTATCAGCGGTACCGGCGCGGAAGTGAGCCGCACCTGTGTGCTCACCGGCCCTACCCGCAAGCTGGGCATGAATTCAGACTTTACCCCGTTTGACCAGATCGTGCTGGACCCGGAATTAGTGAAAGGCGTGGATAAGAACCAGATGTTCTACACCGCCATGGACTGCTACATCCACTGCATAGAATCACTGCAGGGCACTTACCTCAATGCATTCAGCAAATCTTACGGAGAGAAAGCACTGGAGCTGTGCCAGGAGATCTTCCTGCAGAAAGATAACTGGGACGATGATTCCGATGATAAACTGATGATGGCCTCTTACGCCGGCGGTATGAGCATTGCCTACTCACAGGTAGGCGTGGCCCATGCGGTGAGCTATGGCCTGGCTTACCTGCTGGGCACCAAGCATGGCATTGGCAACTGCATCGTGTTTGACAAGCTGGAAGAATTTTACCCCGAAGGCGTAAAAGAATTTAAGGAAATGGTGAGGAAGCACAACATCACTATTCCCCAGGGGATCACCAAAGGCTTGTCTGATGCGGATTTCAACACCATGATCGATGTGTCCCTGGGTATGGCCCCCCTGTGGGAAAATGCACTGGGCAAAGACTGGAAAGAACAAATGACCCGCGAACGCCTGCGCAAGCTGTACGAACAGCTGTAA
- the kdsB gene encoding 3-deoxy-manno-octulosonate cytidylyltransferase has translation MKKVALIPARYGATRFPGKLMANLGGKSVIVRTYEAVVNTGLFDAVAVVCDSDIIYNEVVNNGGKAIMSKQEHACGTDRIAEAAEQMDADVFVNVQGDEPFTQKAPLEKLLHLFDGPDGGNIQVASLMQVLTDPKSIEDPNYVKVAVDKRFNALFFSRSVIPYPRDKEVKITYYEHIGIYAFRKQTLLDFPKMPMTPLEAAEKVECLRFLENGIAMKMAVTEYMGVEIDTPEDLEKAAKLL, from the coding sequence ATGAAGAAAGTTGCACTCATTCCCGCCCGCTACGGCGCTACGCGCTTTCCCGGTAAGCTGATGGCCAACCTGGGCGGTAAGTCCGTGATCGTGCGCACCTATGAAGCAGTGGTGAACACCGGCTTGTTTGATGCAGTAGCCGTGGTGTGCGACAGTGACATCATTTATAACGAAGTGGTGAACAACGGCGGCAAAGCCATCATGAGCAAGCAGGAACATGCATGCGGTACCGACCGTATTGCCGAAGCTGCGGAGCAGATGGACGCAGACGTTTTTGTGAACGTACAGGGCGATGAACCCTTTACGCAAAAGGCCCCGCTGGAAAAACTGCTCCACCTTTTTGACGGCCCCGATGGTGGTAACATCCAGGTGGCCAGCCTGATGCAGGTGCTTACAGACCCAAAAAGCATTGAAGATCCCAACTATGTGAAAGTGGCCGTGGATAAGCGTTTCAACGCGCTGTTCTTCTCCCGCTCCGTCATCCCTTACCCGCGTGATAAGGAGGTAAAGATCACTTACTATGAGCACATTGGCATCTACGCCTTCCGTAAACAAACCTTGCTGGACTTTCCCAAAATGCCCATGACACCCCTGGAGGCCGCAGAAAAAGTGGAGTGCCTCCGCTTCCTGGAAAACGGCATTGCCATGAAGATGGCGGTAACGGAATACATGGGCGTGGAAATAGACACCCCGGAAGACCTGGAAAAAGCCGCGAAACTACTGTAA
- a CDS encoding DegT/DnrJ/EryC1/StrS family aminotransferase — protein MPGYELFGHAERKEVNEVLETGILMRYGFDGPRKGIWKAKELEHEISKRLNVPYTQLTSSGTSALTTAMAALGLGAGDEIIMPTFTFVASFESVFSVGAIPVLVDVDDTLTLDPKAVEAAITPRTKCVMPVHMCGAMADLDALKAICEKHNLILLEDACQSFGATYKGKALGSIGHAGTFSFDFVKTITCAEGGAVITNDKEVYVKCDGYTDHGHDHLGVDRGADLHPFIGYNYRISELHAAVGLAQVRRLDDFLATQRANKKVLKDAVAAIPGVTFRRLPDEAGDSATFLSFFLPTEEAARKATAAIKAAGLPAFFWFDNNWHYFRQWQHFKQSAVLTPFAAQLQQAMEVYKTRTFPASDAIMGRCISTPINLTWSKEETAARAKKLAEAIQSAL, from the coding sequence ATGCCTGGATATGAACTTTTTGGCCACGCTGAAAGAAAAGAAGTAAACGAGGTACTGGAAACGGGGATCCTCATGCGCTATGGATTTGACGGACCGCGCAAAGGCATCTGGAAGGCAAAGGAACTGGAGCACGAGATCAGCAAGCGCCTGAACGTACCATATACACAGCTTACCTCCAGCGGCACCTCCGCCCTCACCACGGCCATGGCAGCCCTGGGCCTGGGCGCCGGCGATGAGATCATCATGCCCACCTTTACTTTTGTGGCCAGCTTTGAGTCCGTATTTTCAGTAGGCGCCATCCCCGTGCTGGTCGATGTGGATGATACCCTCACCCTGGACCCCAAAGCCGTGGAAGCTGCCATCACCCCCCGCACCAAATGCGTAATGCCCGTGCATATGTGCGGCGCCATGGCAGACCTGGATGCGCTGAAGGCCATCTGCGAAAAACACAACCTCATCCTGCTGGAAGATGCTTGCCAGAGCTTTGGCGCCACCTACAAGGGCAAGGCCCTGGGCTCTATCGGCCACGCCGGTACCTTCTCCTTTGACTTTGTAAAGACCATTACCTGCGCCGAAGGCGGTGCGGTGATCACCAACGATAAAGAGGTATACGTGAAGTGCGATGGCTACACGGACCACGGGCACGACCACCTGGGCGTGGACCGCGGTGCAGACCTGCATCCCTTCATTGGTTATAACTACCGTATTTCGGAACTGCACGCCGCCGTGGGCCTGGCCCAGGTGCGCCGCCTGGATGATTTCCTGGCGACCCAGCGGGCAAACAAAAAAGTGCTGAAAGACGCTGTAGCTGCCATTCCTGGCGTTACCTTCCGCCGCCTGCCCGATGAAGCCGGCGACAGCGCCACTTTCCTTTCCTTCTTCCTGCCTACGGAAGAAGCCGCGCGAAAAGCCACCGCCGCCATCAAGGCTGCCGGCCTTCCTGCCTTCTTCTGGTTTGACAACAACTGGCACTACTTCCGCCAGTGGCAGCATTTTAAACAAAGTGCCGTGCTCACGCCCTTTGCAGCGCAACTGCAGCAGGCCATGGAGGTGTACAAGACCAGGACCTTCCCCGCATCCGATGCGATCATGGGCCGTTGTATTTCCACCCCAATCAACCTTACGTGGAGCAAGGAAGAAACAGCCGCAAGAGCAAAGAAGCTGGCGGAAGCCATTCAATCAGCGTTGTAA
- a CDS encoding YybH family protein, giving the protein MRFSLLSILLSLNLLLGKHVLAQQSAPAEIQAVMDAQSTAWNKGDLKAFMQTYWHSDSLLFVGKNGLRHGWQATLDAYRKGYPDRASMGQLDFKLLEWQQPSPDSWFVVGRWHLKRSVGDLQGYFTLLIKKIDDNWKIVADHSSSSDH; this is encoded by the coding sequence ATGCGTTTTTCACTGCTCAGCATCCTGTTAAGCTTAAACCTGCTACTGGGAAAGCATGTCCTGGCCCAACAATCCGCGCCGGCGGAAATACAGGCCGTAATGGACGCCCAGTCCACTGCCTGGAACAAAGGCGATCTCAAGGCTTTTATGCAAACCTACTGGCACTCTGACTCCCTGCTTTTCGTGGGCAAGAACGGCCTGCGCCACGGCTGGCAGGCCACGCTCGATGCCTACCGCAAGGGTTACCCGGACCGGGCCAGTATGGGGCAACTGGATTTCAAGCTACTGGAGTGGCAGCAACCCAGCCCCGACAGCTGGTTTGTGGTAGGGCGCTGGCACCTGAAGCGCTCCGTGGGCGACCTCCAGGGTTACTTCACCTTATTGATCAAAAAGATAGATGACAACTGGAAAATTGTGGCAGATCATTCCTCTTCCAGCGATCATTAG
- a CDS encoding CsbD family protein yields the protein MSSHLTRWPELKPLLKKRFTQLSDDDLVYVKGHETELLARLQTKIGQTADDIDRIIRSFHVAYLAPRKLL from the coding sequence ATGAGTTCCCATTTAACGAGATGGCCGGAACTGAAACCCTTGCTTAAAAAACGTTTTACACAATTATCCGACGATGATCTGGTGTATGTGAAAGGACATGAAACCGAACTGCTGGCAAGGCTACAAACCAAGATCGGCCAAACAGCGGATGACATCGACCGCATCATCCGCAGTTTTCATGTGGCCTACCTGGCCCCCCGTAAACTGCTGTGA
- a CDS encoding CAP domain-containing protein, protein MIGKSSLGLFFCFVIAVISFSSCTKEAVVVPKQTTIIADTTPVAAITDTVADNHINRTFLLQLVNGLRAHGCNCGGVQMPPVGPLTWNGLLERAAWDHSLDMQIKNYFDHNSPNGSTPQSRITAVGYNWVFSGENLAMGHMDEQAVVVGWLGSPHHCQNMMSANYTDIGVARDGDYWTMDLGATGKGSLK, encoded by the coding sequence ATGATCGGCAAATCCAGCCTCGGTTTATTTTTTTGCTTCGTCATCGCAGTGATCAGCTTTAGCAGCTGCACCAAAGAAGCTGTTGTGGTGCCCAAACAAACCACCATCATCGCAGACACTACCCCCGTGGCGGCTATCACAGATACCGTGGCGGACAATCATATTAACCGCACGTTCCTCCTCCAGCTGGTGAATGGCCTGCGCGCCCATGGCTGCAACTGTGGCGGCGTGCAAATGCCTCCCGTAGGCCCCCTCACCTGGAACGGCCTGCTGGAACGCGCTGCCTGGGATCACTCCCTGGACATGCAGATCAAAAATTACTTTGACCATAACAGCCCCAACGGCTCTACGCCACAAAGCCGCATTACTGCAGTGGGTTACAACTGGGTATTTTCCGGTGAGAACCTGGCCATGGGTCATATGGACGAGCAGGCAGTAGTAGTAGGATGGCTGGGCAGCCCCCATCACTGCCAGAACATGATGAGCGCTAATTATACAGACATTGGCGTTGCCCGCGATGGTGATTACTGGACCATGGATCTGGGCGCAACTGGCAAGGGCTCCCTTAAATAA